The Cricetulus griseus strain 17A/GY chromosome 9, alternate assembly CriGri-PICRH-1.0, whole genome shotgun sequence genome has a segment encoding these proteins:
- the Haus5 gene encoding HAUS augmin-like complex subunit 5 isoform X2, translated as MEDLRQKVRELSRWAAEEMEAPRAAVPGEPALRRMCLGQGADIWAYIVQHVRSQRSVKTVRGNLLWYGHQDNSKVRRKLELEATVARLRAESQKLDQSLELMDQETEAQDMTIAQTLQSLKETQHRTLLLQAKGRAVQRQQCGLQGPMKRLQNQLSHLQDMQRKAKVDVAFGPPVSAAPALEPGVLCDVQTACSLRTQFLQNLLIPQARGGSILPQDDDHFRSSHQQWLSSVETLLTNHPAGHILAALKYLAAEREKEIWSLCSGDGLKEEAPSSPQAPEPSSSRQALPPVVHLIQEGWQAIGALYTERNVLLEEHQALTGRLQSLVEEVVGRHAPGSSERKALLLGLKCSGRKAELTSLRAQCQELKNAVGSRKLLLRELQAKQQQILRWRQLVEETQERIRLLIKDNSVSKTRLSQGPEEVLALMQQKVVPTSEAVAPQSQELLHCLKKEAQHLPHIQLGPLLRYHAKGLKPLSKSLPSIQQLHPATPRSCSHILLSHTLGLPVGKAPELLLPKAASLRQDLLFLQDQRDLQRGNLHVKTSLPLGPSTQELLQIKASQEKEQKEDMGQTLKKLEDLVTQSLEQIPKLQWLVGDWWEQPGQATLSGEPCQGLSLPQWQLRWAQACRALQQPNK; from the exons ATGGAGGACCTGAGGCAGAAAGTGCGGGAGCTTAGTCGCTGGGCTGCGGAGGAGATGGAGGCGCCCCGGGCGGCCGTCCCCGGGGAGCCGGCGCTGCGCAG GATGTGTCTGGGCCAGGGGGCCGACATCTGGGCCTACATTGTGCAGCACGTGCGTAGCCAAAG GAGTGTCAAGACGGTCCGGGGAAACCTCCTCTG GTATGGCCATCAGGACAATTCAAAG GTCCGTCGGAAGTTGGAGCTGGAAGCCACTGTGGCCCGCCTGCGTGCAGAGAGCCAAAAGCTAGACCAGAGCCTGGAGCTGATGGATCAAGAGACTGAGGCTCAGG ACATGACTATAGCACAGACACTGCAGAGCCTGAAAGAAACCCAGCATCGAACGCTTCTCCTCCAGGCCAAAGGCAGGGCTGTGCAAAGGCAGCAGTGTGGGCTGCAAGGTCCCATGAAGAGGCTACAGAATCAGCTCAGTCACCTGCAGGACATGCAAAG GAAAGCCAAAGTGGACGTAGCCTTTGGACCTCCTGTGTCAGCAGCACCAGCACTAGAGCCTGGGGTGTTG TGTGATGTCCAGACAGCCTGCTCCCTCCGGACCCAGTTCCTGCAGAACCTTCTCATTCCCCAGGCCAGGGGAGGCAGCATCCT CCCTCAGGATGATGACCACTTCAGAAGTTCCCATCAGCAGTGGCTGAGCTCAGTTGAG ACCCTGCTGACAAACCACCCTGCAGGCCACATCCTGGCTGCCTTGAAGTACCTGGCTGCAGAGCGGGAGAAAGAGATCTGGTCCCTGTGTAGTGGGGATGGGCTCAAAGAAGAGGCGCCGTCCAG CCCCCAGGCGCCAGAGCCATCAAGCTCCCGCCAGGCCCTGCCACCCGTTGTTCATCTCATCCAG GAGGGCTGGCAGGCCATAGGTGCACTATATACCGAGAGGAATGTCCTCCTGGAGGAGCATCAAGCCCTGACTGGCCGCCTCCAGAGCCtggtggaggaggtggtgggaAGACATGCTCCGGGGTCCAGTGAGAG gAAAGCACTGCTGCTGGGGCTTAAGTGCAGTGGCCGGAAGGCAGAGCTCACGTCTCTTCGTGCCCAGTGCCAGGAACTGAAGAATGCGGTTGGGTCCCGGAAACTTCTGCTTCGAGAGCTGCAGGCCAAGCAGCAGCAGATCTTGCGGTGGCGTCAGCTGGTG GAGGAGACCCAGGAACGGATCCGCCTGCTCATCAAGGATAACTCGGTCAGCAAGACCCGCCTGAGCCAGGGCCCAGAGGAG GTGCTGGCTCTGATGCAGCAGAAGGTCGTTCCCACCTCAGAGGCGGTGGCACCCCAGAGCCAGGAACTGCTCCACTGCTTAAAGAAAGAAGCCCAACACCTACCCCACATTCAGCTGGGCCCCCTGCTGAGGTACCATGCCAAAGG TCTGAAGCCGCTATCCAAGAGCCTACCGTCCATCCAGCAGCTGCACCCCGCTACCCCAAGGAGTTGCAGCCACATCTTGCTGAGCCATACGCTGGGGCTGCCTGTAGGGAAA GCACCCGAGCTACTACTTCCAAAGGCTGCCTCTCTCCGCCAAGATCTTCTGTTTCTCCAAGACCAGCGGGATCTCCAAAGAGGAAATCTTCACGTGAAGACCAGTCTGCCTCTGGGACCATCCACCCAGG AGCTGCTGCAGATCAAGGCGTCCCAAGAAAAGGAGCAGAAGGAGGACATGGGGCAGAccctgaagaaactggaggacCTGGTGACAC
- the Haus5 gene encoding HAUS augmin-like complex subunit 5 isoform X3, with product MEDLRQKVRELSRWAAEEMEAPRAAVPGEPALRRMCLGQGADIWAYIVQHVRSQRSVKTVRGNLLWYGHQDNSKVRRKLELEATVARLRAESQKLDQSLELMDQETEAQDMTIAQTLQSLKETQHRTLLLQAKGRAVQRQQCGLQGPMKRLQNQLSHLQDMQRKAKVDVAFGPPVSAAPALEPGVLCDVQTACSLRTQFLQNLLIPQARGGSILPQDDDHFRSSHQQWLSSVETLLTNHPAGHILAALKYLAAEREKEIWSLCSGDGLKEEAPSSPQAPEPSSSRQALPPVVHLIQEGWQAIGALYTERNVLLEEHQALTGRLQSLVEEVVGRHAPGSSERKALLLGLKCSGRKAELTSLRAQCQELKNAVGSRKLLLRELQAKQQQILRWRQLVEETQERIRLLIKDNSVSKTRLSQGPEEVLALMQQKVVPTSEAVAPQSQELLHCLKKEAQHLPHIQLGPLLSLKPLSKSLPSIQQLHPATPRSCSHILLSHTLGLPVGKAPELLLPKAASLRQDLLFLQDQRDLQRGNLHVKTSLPLGPSTQELLQIKASQEKEQKEDMGQTLKKLEDLVTQSLEQIPKLQWLVGDWWEQPGQATLSGEPCQGLSLPQWQLRWAQACRALQQPNK from the exons ATGGAGGACCTGAGGCAGAAAGTGCGGGAGCTTAGTCGCTGGGCTGCGGAGGAGATGGAGGCGCCCCGGGCGGCCGTCCCCGGGGAGCCGGCGCTGCGCAG GATGTGTCTGGGCCAGGGGGCCGACATCTGGGCCTACATTGTGCAGCACGTGCGTAGCCAAAG GAGTGTCAAGACGGTCCGGGGAAACCTCCTCTG GTATGGCCATCAGGACAATTCAAAG GTCCGTCGGAAGTTGGAGCTGGAAGCCACTGTGGCCCGCCTGCGTGCAGAGAGCCAAAAGCTAGACCAGAGCCTGGAGCTGATGGATCAAGAGACTGAGGCTCAGG ACATGACTATAGCACAGACACTGCAGAGCCTGAAAGAAACCCAGCATCGAACGCTTCTCCTCCAGGCCAAAGGCAGGGCTGTGCAAAGGCAGCAGTGTGGGCTGCAAGGTCCCATGAAGAGGCTACAGAATCAGCTCAGTCACCTGCAGGACATGCAAAG GAAAGCCAAAGTGGACGTAGCCTTTGGACCTCCTGTGTCAGCAGCACCAGCACTAGAGCCTGGGGTGTTG TGTGATGTCCAGACAGCCTGCTCCCTCCGGACCCAGTTCCTGCAGAACCTTCTCATTCCCCAGGCCAGGGGAGGCAGCATCCT CCCTCAGGATGATGACCACTTCAGAAGTTCCCATCAGCAGTGGCTGAGCTCAGTTGAG ACCCTGCTGACAAACCACCCTGCAGGCCACATCCTGGCTGCCTTGAAGTACCTGGCTGCAGAGCGGGAGAAAGAGATCTGGTCCCTGTGTAGTGGGGATGGGCTCAAAGAAGAGGCGCCGTCCAG CCCCCAGGCGCCAGAGCCATCAAGCTCCCGCCAGGCCCTGCCACCCGTTGTTCATCTCATCCAG GAGGGCTGGCAGGCCATAGGTGCACTATATACCGAGAGGAATGTCCTCCTGGAGGAGCATCAAGCCCTGACTGGCCGCCTCCAGAGCCtggtggaggaggtggtgggaAGACATGCTCCGGGGTCCAGTGAGAG gAAAGCACTGCTGCTGGGGCTTAAGTGCAGTGGCCGGAAGGCAGAGCTCACGTCTCTTCGTGCCCAGTGCCAGGAACTGAAGAATGCGGTTGGGTCCCGGAAACTTCTGCTTCGAGAGCTGCAGGCCAAGCAGCAGCAGATCTTGCGGTGGCGTCAGCTGGTG GAGGAGACCCAGGAACGGATCCGCCTGCTCATCAAGGATAACTCGGTCAGCAAGACCCGCCTGAGCCAGGGCCCAGAGGAG GTGCTGGCTCTGATGCAGCAGAAGGTCGTTCCCACCTCAGAGGCGGTGGCACCCCAGAGCCAGGAACTGCTCCACTGCTTAAAGAAAGAAGCCCAACACCTACCCCACATTCAGCTGGGCCCCCTGCTGAG TCTGAAGCCGCTATCCAAGAGCCTACCGTCCATCCAGCAGCTGCACCCCGCTACCCCAAGGAGTTGCAGCCACATCTTGCTGAGCCATACGCTGGGGCTGCCTGTAGGGAAA GCACCCGAGCTACTACTTCCAAAGGCTGCCTCTCTCCGCCAAGATCTTCTGTTTCTCCAAGACCAGCGGGATCTCCAAAGAGGAAATCTTCACGTGAAGACCAGTCTGCCTCTGGGACCATCCACCCAGG AGCTGCTGCAGATCAAGGCGTCCCAAGAAAAGGAGCAGAAGGAGGACATGGGGCAGAccctgaagaaactggaggacCTGGTGACAC